One segment of Candidatus Nitrospira nitrosa DNA contains the following:
- a CDS encoding LOG family protein → MTMSSKSASLRSRPALSREEILQQINLLLDSPEDDLHAALMRELMTGLLKLHEAQLDLLDVKIINRAVKELRHAFGVFHRYRDRQKVSIFGSARTPTDDPNYQLAHQFSQAIVQAGFMVITGGADGIMRAAQEGAGREHSFGVNIMLPFEQGPNSTIADDPKLITFKYFFTRKLMFQKEANAIALFPGGFGTHDEGFEILTLAQTGKSDPQPIVCLQAPGCDYWDDWAAFITRQLLRRKLINEEDLALFTIVTSADEAVSHILRFYRRYHSMRFVGRQLAMRLKQPIAAEQLEQIRERFSDLLSDGTFEQSGSLQEELDEPTIRELPRLVFSFNRRSAGRLRQLIHHLNDL, encoded by the coding sequence ATGACGATGTCCAGCAAGTCTGCGTCGCTCCGATCCCGCCCCGCCTTATCGCGAGAGGAGATCCTCCAGCAGATCAACCTGCTCCTTGATAGTCCGGAAGACGACCTTCATGCCGCACTCATGCGTGAGCTCATGACCGGACTGTTGAAGCTGCACGAAGCGCAGTTGGATCTGCTGGACGTCAAAATCATCAACCGCGCGGTCAAAGAGCTCCGCCATGCCTTCGGTGTATTCCACAGATATCGCGATCGACAAAAAGTGAGCATTTTCGGTTCGGCACGGACTCCCACCGACGACCCTAATTATCAGCTGGCCCACCAATTCTCCCAAGCCATTGTGCAAGCGGGATTCATGGTCATTACCGGCGGTGCCGATGGCATCATGCGCGCCGCACAAGAGGGTGCGGGACGTGAGCACAGCTTCGGCGTCAACATCATGCTGCCGTTCGAACAGGGACCGAACTCGACGATCGCCGACGACCCGAAACTGATCACCTTCAAGTATTTTTTTACCCGCAAGTTGATGTTCCAAAAGGAAGCCAATGCCATCGCGCTGTTTCCCGGAGGGTTCGGCACACATGACGAGGGATTTGAAATCCTGACGCTCGCTCAGACCGGGAAGAGCGATCCGCAGCCGATCGTCTGTCTTCAGGCTCCCGGCTGTGACTATTGGGACGATTGGGCGGCATTCATCACAAGACAACTCTTGCGCCGCAAACTGATCAATGAGGAAGACCTGGCGCTCTTCACCATCGTGACCTCCGCCGATGAAGCCGTGAGCCACATTCTCCGCTTCTACCGGCGCTATCACTCCATGCGATTTGTGGGCAGACAGTTGGCTATGCGACTGAAACAGCCCATTGCTGCGGAACAACTTGAACAGATTCGAGAACGCTTTTCCGATCTACTCTCCGACGGCACCTTTGAACAGAGCGGCTCTCTGCAAGAAGAACTTGATGAACCGACCATACGAGAGCTCCCACGGCTCGTGTTCAGCTTCAATCGACGCAGTGCCGGACGGCTCCGCCAACTGATTCACCATCTCAACGACTTGTAA
- a CDS encoding DHHA1 domain-containing protein produces MVPVSTAPPFHGSPDIVLYHADCFDGFGAAWAVWKKFPNARFLPVKHGQPPPSDLNDRRVLIVDFSYARPILETMAAETKELLILDHHITAERTLAGFPHAYFDQTKSGAVLSWEWTHRTTAPWLLQYVQDKDLWTWALSGSREISAALASYPLDFNLWDKFSQSTLEQEGRAILRYEQELVGKLAAQAVMVSFQEEVVPSVQSAILTSQIGERLSPKHPFCVIWHDRDGRRYFSMRSRPDGTDVGAIAAAFGGGGHTHAAGFSVPLSPDGYPPIDERLPRLVMDRR; encoded by the coding sequence ATGGTTCCCGTATCAACCGCTCCACCATTCCACGGTTCCCCTGACATCGTCCTGTACCATGCGGACTGTTTCGATGGGTTTGGAGCCGCCTGGGCGGTCTGGAAAAAGTTTCCGAACGCCAGATTTCTCCCCGTGAAACACGGCCAGCCTCCGCCATCCGACCTCAATGATCGTCGAGTATTAATCGTCGACTTCAGCTATGCACGACCGATTCTGGAGACGATGGCCGCAGAAACTAAAGAACTCCTGATCTTGGACCACCATATCACCGCCGAACGAACCTTGGCCGGATTTCCCCATGCCTACTTTGACCAGACCAAGTCCGGAGCCGTCTTGAGCTGGGAATGGACTCATCGAACGACCGCACCTTGGCTGCTCCAGTACGTGCAAGACAAGGACTTATGGACATGGGCATTATCCGGCAGTCGTGAAATCAGCGCGGCATTGGCTTCCTATCCACTCGACTTCAACTTATGGGATAAGTTTTCGCAATCGACACTCGAGCAGGAAGGTCGGGCCATTCTCCGCTATGAACAGGAATTAGTTGGGAAACTTGCGGCACAGGCGGTGATGGTCTCATTCCAGGAAGAAGTCGTTCCGTCCGTCCAGAGTGCGATCCTTACGAGCCAGATCGGCGAGCGGCTTTCGCCAAAGCATCCGTTTTGCGTAATCTGGCATGATCGGGATGGCCGTCGCTACTTCAGCATGCGTTCTCGACCAGATGGGACGGACGTGGGCGCGATTGCCGCTGCATTCGGCGGTGGCGGCCATACTCATGCTGCCGGGTTTTCGGTTCCGTTAAGCCCCGATGGATATCCCCCAATCGACGAGCGATTGCCTCGTTTGGTTATGGATCGACGCTAA
- a CDS encoding rhomboid family intramembrane serine protease produces the protein MIPLHDDNPTRLTPFVTMVFIAMCFVVFLYQSNLLDVPAQLFAIQYGAIPSVIFGHASLPEEAAVAFPAVFTLVTSMFLHGGWMHLLGNMLYLWIFGNNIEDAMGHAKFIVFYILSGILAALSHALTDPSSEIPMVGASGAISAVLGAYLLLYPRARVLVMLPAIGMTRVPAGIVLGMWFVTQLVSGGMSVGSKGGGVAFFAHIGGFLAGMALIGLFKRKDVRFFAPGRSTWDR, from the coding sequence GTGATCCCACTCCACGACGATAACCCGACCAGACTGACCCCTTTCGTGACGATGGTGTTCATCGCCATGTGTTTCGTCGTGTTTCTCTATCAGAGCAATCTATTAGACGTACCAGCTCAGCTCTTTGCCATTCAATATGGTGCCATTCCCTCTGTGATCTTCGGCCACGCCTCACTCCCAGAGGAAGCGGCGGTCGCGTTTCCCGCCGTATTCACACTGGTGACGAGCATGTTTCTGCATGGAGGCTGGATGCATCTCCTGGGGAACATGCTCTACCTATGGATTTTCGGGAACAACATTGAAGACGCCATGGGTCATGCCAAGTTCATCGTCTTCTATATCCTATCCGGGATTCTGGCGGCACTCAGCCATGCACTCACAGATCCTTCCTCCGAGATTCCTATGGTCGGTGCCAGTGGAGCCATTTCTGCGGTGCTGGGCGCATACCTCTTGCTTTACCCACGCGCGCGGGTCTTGGTGATGCTCCCGGCAATCGGAATGACCCGTGTGCCGGCCGGCATCGTCCTAGGCATGTGGTTCGTGACTCAACTCGTCAGCGGAGGCATGAGTGTAGGATCCAAAGGCGGTGGGGTCGCCTTCTTCGCTCACATCGGAGGATTTCTTGCAGGTATGGCGTTAATCGGACTGTTCAAGCGGAAGGACGTGCGGTTCTTTGCTCCAGGACGGTCAACCTGGGATCGGTAA
- a CDS encoding ATP-binding protein, with protein sequence MGTRSTQSHSPQAPDRLYRMLTDSGSRYLVLQGLVTIILSYELLFGADPILSRVTTNSLVLGLWLGAIALVMLPRTVFDAAWFGSVLVTLDTILVTAAIYLSGNARSDLYITYFVLMLLAASVRRLSHLFGLSLLLSAGYSVVLYEGILNTGAPVTGQLLGIPVLVVMAVFYGVALENTEVVRQEKDSLQKDVEGLKKTEEGLVAAKTELEARIAALKSDLTKAKMDLREGQLTRQGLERQLQETQKLEAVGRVAARIAVEFGSLFSAVGKQTGVMLAHLQQHDPLRGTVDELFKVGEQAATLTAQLIALNLEKGSDRNKVSVNAVLGDVRSMIADLLPEQIELKVMLDPQVSHIEVDREGLETILFQLVVNARDAMPNGGRLTIEVKTIETPVKSAKTTQIGAAASQIEIAISDTGTGMNLDTQAHMFEPLFSTKEMNIGLGLTAVFRIVKQHGGRLSVESRPGQGTVVRLSFPAASVPEGQEESLPKSMLARGGETVLLVEEDEIERKLAKSVLQRHRYHVLEAASPVEALMLTQQYQGIVHLTVSPLVMPEIGGRELARRLLDLQPTMKALFLSSYDDETIRQHRINQRFVLQQPYRQTGLIGKVREMLDAA encoded by the coding sequence ATGGGAACTCGCTCGACCCAATCTCACTCCCCCCAAGCGCCAGACAGACTTTATCGGATGCTGACGGACTCGGGATCACGCTACCTTGTCCTTCAGGGGCTGGTCACCATCATCTTGTCCTATGAGCTCCTGTTTGGTGCAGACCCCATTTTGAGCCGAGTGACTACCAATAGCTTGGTGCTGGGGCTCTGGCTTGGGGCCATTGCCCTGGTCATGCTGCCTCGAACCGTTTTTGACGCAGCCTGGTTTGGGTCCGTGCTGGTGACCCTCGATACGATTCTGGTGACCGCTGCTATTTATCTTTCAGGGAATGCCCGATCTGATCTCTATATCACCTATTTTGTGCTTATGTTACTGGCGGCTTCCGTTCGGCGACTCAGTCATCTATTTGGTCTCTCCTTGCTCTTGAGCGCCGGATATTCTGTCGTCCTGTATGAAGGCATTCTCAACACGGGAGCGCCGGTAACCGGACAGTTGTTGGGAATCCCGGTGCTGGTCGTGATGGCGGTTTTCTATGGAGTGGCTTTAGAAAATACGGAGGTTGTCCGGCAGGAAAAAGACTCCTTACAAAAAGATGTCGAAGGGTTGAAGAAGACCGAAGAGGGCCTGGTCGCTGCGAAAACAGAATTGGAGGCCAGGATCGCGGCATTAAAATCAGATCTGACCAAGGCGAAAATGGATCTGCGAGAAGGTCAACTTACCCGTCAGGGGCTTGAGCGGCAGCTGCAGGAAACGCAGAAACTAGAGGCCGTCGGTCGAGTCGCGGCGAGAATTGCGGTGGAATTTGGATCCCTGTTTTCAGCGGTTGGGAAACAGACGGGTGTTATGTTGGCGCACCTTCAGCAACATGACCCGCTTCGAGGTACGGTTGATGAACTGTTTAAGGTCGGAGAGCAGGCGGCTACGCTCACGGCACAACTCATTGCGCTGAACCTTGAGAAAGGTTCGGATAGAAACAAGGTGTCGGTCAATGCCGTATTGGGTGATGTACGTAGCATGATTGCTGATCTTCTACCCGAGCAGATTGAACTGAAAGTCATGCTGGATCCCCAGGTGAGTCATATAGAAGTTGATCGGGAGGGATTAGAAACCATCCTCTTTCAGCTGGTCGTGAATGCAAGGGATGCCATGCCGAATGGAGGTCGGCTCACGATCGAGGTCAAGACGATCGAAACGCCAGTGAAATCCGCCAAGACAACTCAGATCGGTGCGGCGGCCTCTCAGATTGAGATTGCCATCAGCGATACCGGAACCGGTATGAACCTGGATACCCAAGCCCACATGTTTGAGCCGTTGTTTTCAACCAAGGAAATGAATATTGGACTCGGACTAACCGCTGTCTTTCGGATTGTCAAACAACATGGAGGTCGGCTTAGTGTGGAGAGTCGGCCAGGGCAAGGGACGGTCGTCCGCCTGTCCTTTCCCGCTGCATCCGTACCAGAGGGACAAGAGGAATCACTTCCAAAGTCTATGTTGGCCAGGGGGGGAGAGACCGTCCTGCTGGTGGAAGAAGACGAAATTGAACGAAAGTTAGCGAAGTCGGTCTTGCAGCGGCACCGCTACCATGTCCTGGAAGCCGCCTCACCGGTTGAAGCGCTGATGCTGACACAACAGTATCAGGGGATTGTGCATCTTACGGTGAGTCCATTGGTCATGCCGGAGATCGGTGGGCGTGAATTGGCTCGCCGGCTTTTAGACCTCCAGCCCACAATGAAGGCATTGTTTCTATCCAGTTATGATGATGAAACGATTCGACAGCATCGAATCAATCAGCGGTTTGTCCTGCAGCAGCCGTATCGCCAAACCGGATTGATCGGGAAAGTTAGAGAAATGTTGGATGCCGCCTAA
- a CDS encoding 5-(carboxyamino)imidazole ribonucleotide synthase: MHTILDPGAMLGVLGGGQLGAMFAGAARRMGYRVAIWDPDPDAPAHRVADESFSTSFADHDIRERFIDTVQAITLEWENIPAELCQWLEQQRPLRPSSAVLRIIQDRLTQKQFLSSCSLPLPDFAEVTSEHQLHQVISRLGLPLICKTARSGYDGKGQWLIREPSDIQRFERILATSSTRVRWIAEQFVSFVRELSVLVVRSASGETRVYPVVENRHEQGILRDSVVPASISPSDAEAACELAVRAVAELHGVGIFCIELFQAQDGRLLINEIAPRPHNSGHYTLDACTVSQFEQQVRVMCGLPLGEVRLLSPAVMVNLLGDEVTTVLSGERSRGTFSIPGAAVHLYGKRVIRQGRKMGHVTFTAPEREAAVASAQQFLSQVRKPPSAIPFHQ; this comes from the coding sequence ATGCATACGATACTTGACCCAGGGGCTATGCTGGGGGTGCTTGGTGGTGGGCAACTCGGAGCGATGTTCGCCGGAGCAGCTCGTCGCATGGGCTACCGGGTTGCCATTTGGGATCCCGATCCCGATGCCCCCGCCCATCGGGTTGCGGACGAATCATTCTCTACATCCTTCGCAGATCATGACATTAGGGAGCGGTTCATCGATACGGTTCAGGCCATAACGCTCGAATGGGAAAATATCCCGGCCGAGCTCTGTCAATGGCTTGAACAACAGCGGCCGCTGCGTCCGTCCAGTGCCGTCCTGCGCATCATTCAAGACCGGCTTACCCAGAAGCAGTTTTTATCGTCCTGTTCGCTCCCCCTTCCTGACTTTGCTGAAGTGACATCGGAGCATCAACTTCATCAGGTGATCAGTCGCCTTGGTCTTCCGCTGATCTGTAAAACGGCAAGGAGTGGTTACGATGGGAAAGGGCAATGGCTGATTAGAGAGCCCTCTGATATCCAGCGGTTTGAGCGTATTCTTGCCACATCCTCTACCAGGGTCAGGTGGATTGCCGAACAGTTTGTCTCGTTTGTGCGGGAGCTCTCGGTCCTCGTGGTCAGAAGTGCGAGCGGGGAAACACGAGTCTATCCTGTCGTTGAGAATCGGCATGAGCAGGGGATTTTACGTGATAGCGTCGTTCCTGCTTCCATCTCCCCCAGTGACGCCGAGGCAGCCTGTGAGCTTGCCGTCCGGGCAGTGGCTGAGCTGCATGGAGTCGGAATCTTCTGTATCGAGCTCTTTCAGGCCCAAGACGGTCGCCTTCTCATCAATGAAATTGCACCGCGCCCGCATAACTCCGGCCACTATACATTGGATGCCTGTACCGTCTCTCAGTTTGAGCAGCAAGTGCGCGTGATGTGTGGTCTTCCATTGGGTGAAGTGAGACTCCTGTCCCCTGCTGTCATGGTGAACCTCCTTGGTGACGAGGTGACCACGGTGCTGTCCGGTGAGAGAAGCCGGGGAACCTTTTCCATCCCAGGTGCCGCAGTACATCTGTATGGAAAGCGGGTGATTCGCCAGGGAAGGAAGATGGGTCATGTGACGTTTACGGCTCCAGAAAGAGAAGCTGCAGTCGCATCGGCTCAGCAATTCCTGTCGCAAGTCCGCAAACCTCCCTCCGCCATTCCATTCCATCAATAG
- the purE gene encoding 5-(carboxyamino)imidazole ribonucleotide mutase, with translation MGKRKLPVRQSQVSTRAKALGGRPIVGVLGGSKSDFPILEKAGAILAELGIPYELLVVSAHRTPDRLFEYATTAPERGIQVIIGGAGGAAHLPGMLAAKTHLPVIGVPIPTENLRGLDSLLSIVQMPKGVPVATVAIGGAENAGLLAAQILSGSRPDIAERLIAYRRIQTETVLHSPEAKGVGCDTSEVSSTKRRP, from the coding sequence ATGGGTAAGCGTAAGCTGCCGGTACGACAATCTCAGGTCAGCACCCGTGCGAAAGCGCTGGGTGGTCGGCCGATTGTTGGAGTATTAGGAGGTAGTAAGTCGGACTTTCCTATACTTGAAAAAGCCGGGGCGATCTTAGCTGAATTGGGGATTCCGTATGAACTCCTTGTTGTTTCGGCGCACCGGACACCAGATCGACTCTTTGAATATGCCACCACGGCTCCGGAACGAGGTATTCAAGTTATTATCGGTGGGGCAGGTGGTGCGGCGCATCTTCCTGGAATGCTCGCTGCGAAGACCCATCTCCCCGTGATTGGTGTGCCGATTCCGACGGAAAACCTTCGTGGTTTAGATTCATTGCTCTCCATCGTTCAGATGCCCAAAGGTGTTCCTGTGGCAACGGTGGCGATCGGTGGTGCAGAAAATGCTGGTCTCCTGGCCGCGCAGATCCTTTCAGGGAGCCGTCCTGACATAGCGGAGCGCCTGATTGCGTACCGGCGTATTCAGACAGAGACGGTTCTCCACTCCCCTGAAGCGAAGGGAGTCGGTTGTGACACGTCAGAGGTGTCATCGACCAAACGGCGACCGTGA
- a CDS encoding HlyD family secretion protein produces the protein MASLGSGHDSNGERALVQRGVGLAAITIEQGPALAKLPCWQAVQIPRGMFTASRAILTILLLFLIVLEFVPWTQTIQASGKVSAYTPYDRPQNIESRITGRIKAWHIYEGVKVKKGELVGELEDYDPTFMAPEILPLFEQRKDALEKTKQAALARADQLNRRIGEMKKLVQAAVPSAEARVVEADNKVREAQQKVEQYKIDVHTAQLNVDRHRQLVREGLVSQRELELTIQTEIGTKAGLQAAQASLQGAEQARSSLSFGRDQVSADVNQRLMDAIASRDSAVAEAAKATESLADIAYRQQGVQQRIEAAKLFAPMDGTVVKMAKVGINETVKQGDNLVTISPLAADPAIEMKAEGLDSPLLKPGRKVRILFFGVPAIPLPAWPGLMAGTRGGIIKVVDQIDDGKGNYRFWVVPDPDDPQPWPEQTQVRQGTKVLGWVVMNRVPLWYELWRRFNFFPPDYLEREPSLFEMFAPKVAAPAAK, from the coding sequence ATGGCTAGCCTAGGTAGCGGTCATGATAGTAACGGTGAGCGTGCGCTGGTTCAACGAGGGGTCGGCTTGGCAGCGATCACGATTGAACAAGGCCCGGCATTGGCAAAGTTGCCTTGCTGGCAGGCTGTGCAAATACCACGAGGGATGTTTACGGCGTCCCGTGCCATTCTCACAATTCTTCTCTTGTTTCTGATCGTCCTTGAGTTTGTCCCCTGGACACAAACGATTCAAGCGTCCGGCAAGGTTTCTGCCTATACTCCCTATGATCGGCCCCAGAATATTGAATCTCGAATTACTGGTCGGATCAAGGCGTGGCACATTTATGAAGGTGTGAAGGTTAAAAAGGGTGAACTTGTCGGTGAGCTTGAAGATTACGATCCGACCTTTATGGCCCCAGAGATCCTTCCTCTGTTTGAGCAGAGAAAAGACGCCTTGGAGAAAACCAAGCAAGCGGCATTGGCCAGGGCAGACCAGTTGAACCGGCGAATCGGTGAGATGAAGAAACTGGTCCAGGCGGCTGTTCCTTCAGCAGAGGCGCGGGTTGTTGAGGCAGACAATAAAGTGCGTGAGGCTCAACAGAAGGTTGAGCAGTACAAGATCGACGTGCACACAGCCCAACTCAATGTCGACCGCCATCGGCAACTAGTTCGGGAAGGGTTGGTCTCCCAACGTGAACTTGAGTTGACGATCCAAACCGAGATCGGGACCAAGGCAGGCTTGCAGGCGGCACAGGCGAGTTTGCAGGGTGCCGAGCAGGCCAGGTCATCGCTGAGCTTTGGTCGTGATCAAGTCTCAGCGGATGTCAATCAGAGGCTGATGGATGCAATCGCATCCCGCGATTCCGCGGTTGCTGAAGCTGCGAAGGCCACCGAATCGTTGGCGGACATCGCTTATCGGCAACAGGGGGTTCAGCAACGTATTGAAGCAGCAAAACTTTTTGCCCCTATGGACGGCACGGTCGTCAAGATGGCGAAAGTTGGTATCAATGAGACGGTCAAGCAGGGAGATAATTTGGTCACCATCTCTCCCCTCGCTGCCGATCCAGCTATTGAAATGAAGGCTGAAGGGTTGGATTCTCCCCTCCTGAAGCCTGGGCGCAAGGTGCGGATTCTCTTCTTCGGGGTTCCGGCTATTCCGCTGCCGGCTTGGCCCGGCCTAATGGCTGGCACCCGTGGAGGTATCATCAAGGTAGTTGACCAGATCGATGATGGTAAGGGGAACTACCGATTCTGGGTGGTTCCGGACCCAGATGATCCTCAGCCATGGCCTGAGCAAACTCAGGTAAGACAGGGAACAAAGGTGCTGGGTTGGGTGGTTATGAATCGTGTTCCGCTCTGGTACGAACTGTGGCGGCGATTCAACTTCTTCCCACCTGACTATCTGGAGCGTGAGCCGAGTCTGTTTGAAATGTTCGCGCCGAAGGTGGCAGCGCCTGCCGCTAAGTAA
- a CDS encoding ATP-binding cassette domain-containing protein yields MKEPQGEGYRGLFEALMKQLSVAIRAEKKIMSLLFSYALAVGFFSLIIPLTVQELVSTFSYAIQPVMIYTLTAVMFSVLLFVGLFKTFHFYAVDVVQRRIFARVAVAMVEALPRNRFKGARPEIANYFIETVFMQRALSTLLIDLLNVVVGGSVGMIMLVVYHPYFLIYNLMLMTGFAITFFVLSRGALKRTLEMSHAKYDVFNFIQEVSRNALQLKATDSKPFLIQKTDALVTRYVEARKARFAVLVRQYIGSVAGQAIAQAGALSISGSLLASGQLTLGQLVAVQAVVSALVINFDSLIKNMGYIYYFFASLTHLDEVFSQEQDYVSTESTVALPKHLGQGVRVTCKGVSLVHSGVAVFDGFNLDVAPGEKLGIYAKTTAAKTALARVLGGLEVPTGGVVQYNGVDLRYIDPSAINQCRSVMIDSQLSLVKGTIEENIVMGRSYVTYDDLNWALRFTELEEDIEGLPRGVKSEVSALGESLSPTHVVQILLARAILGRPQVLVFDGLIHSLEPSLRERILRRLCSKDEAWSVIFVSTDPNLTDHADRRIMLHHTHA; encoded by the coding sequence ATGAAGGAACCTCAGGGCGAAGGTTATAGGGGCCTGTTCGAAGCGCTGATGAAACAGTTGTCCGTGGCCATCCGGGCTGAGAAAAAGATTATGAGTCTTCTTTTCTCCTACGCCCTTGCGGTTGGCTTTTTCTCCCTTATCATTCCGTTGACCGTACAGGAATTGGTCAGCACCTTTTCCTATGCGATTCAACCGGTCATGATTTATACCTTGACGGCGGTGATGTTCTCGGTGCTCCTGTTCGTCGGTCTGTTCAAGACCTTTCATTTTTATGCCGTGGACGTCGTCCAGCGCAGAATCTTTGCCCGCGTGGCGGTGGCGATGGTTGAGGCATTGCCTCGTAATCGATTTAAAGGAGCCCGTCCGGAAATTGCGAACTACTTTATCGAAACGGTCTTCATGCAGCGGGCGCTTTCAACGCTGCTCATCGATCTGTTGAACGTGGTGGTCGGCGGATCGGTCGGGATGATCATGCTGGTCGTGTACCATCCCTATTTTCTCATTTACAACCTCATGCTCATGACTGGCTTTGCGATCACGTTCTTCGTACTCTCCCGTGGTGCGCTGAAAAGAACCCTGGAGATGTCTCACGCCAAGTACGATGTCTTCAATTTCATCCAAGAGGTTTCGCGGAACGCCTTACAGTTAAAGGCGACCGACAGTAAGCCGTTTCTTATCCAGAAGACCGATGCATTGGTCACCAGGTATGTCGAAGCTCGGAAAGCACGGTTTGCCGTGTTGGTGCGGCAGTATATCGGGTCTGTGGCCGGACAAGCCATTGCACAGGCCGGTGCGCTCTCCATCTCAGGCTCGCTCTTGGCCTCAGGACAATTGACACTTGGGCAGCTGGTCGCAGTTCAAGCGGTCGTCAGCGCCCTGGTCATCAATTTTGACTCGCTGATCAAGAACATGGGGTACATCTATTATTTCTTTGCTTCGCTGACCCACCTTGATGAGGTGTTTAGTCAGGAACAGGATTACGTGTCCACCGAATCTACCGTGGCTCTGCCAAAGCACCTCGGTCAAGGGGTTCGCGTGACCTGCAAAGGGGTGAGTCTGGTTCACAGTGGCGTGGCGGTGTTCGATGGCTTCAATCTGGATGTGGCCCCCGGTGAGAAGCTTGGGATATATGCTAAAACCACGGCTGCAAAAACGGCATTGGCAAGAGTGCTTGGTGGACTTGAAGTACCGACCGGTGGCGTTGTGCAATATAATGGTGTCGATCTTCGCTACATCGATCCCAGCGCGATCAATCAGTGCCGCAGTGTCATGATTGACTCGCAGTTGTCCCTCGTTAAGGGCACGATCGAAGAAAATATTGTAATGGGCCGGTCCTATGTCACCTATGATGACCTGAACTGGGCGCTCCGCTTCACGGAGTTGGAAGAAGATATCGAAGGCCTTCCGCGCGGGGTGAAGTCCGAGGTCTCCGCACTCGGAGAGTCGTTGTCGCCAACTCACGTGGTCCAGATTCTTCTGGCCCGTGCGATTCTCGGTCGTCCACAAGTGCTCGTGTTTGATGGGCTGATTCATTCGCTTGAGCCATCATTGCGCGAGCGCATTTTACGACGGCTTTGCTCGAAGGATGAGGCCTGGTCGGTCATCTTTGTGTCGACCGATCCAAATCTAACGGATCATGCTGATCGTCGTATCATGTTGCATCATACTCATGCGTAA